The following are encoded in a window of Bradyrhizobium sp. WBOS07 genomic DNA:
- a CDS encoding rhodanese-like domain-containing protein, translating into MPQTITRGIKTLIDEANAEIETLSAKDAIEISRNGDVVIVDIRDPREIERDGRIPGAFACTRGMLEFWIDPQSPYAKPVFQEDKKFVFHCAGGLRSALAAKTAQDMGLKPVAHIAGGYAAWRDAGGPTEKWEPKKKG; encoded by the coding sequence ATGCCCCAGACCATCACCCGCGGCATCAAGACGCTGATCGACGAGGCCAATGCCGAGATCGAGACGCTCTCCGCGAAAGACGCCATCGAGATCTCCAGGAACGGGGACGTCGTCATCGTCGACATCCGCGATCCCCGCGAGATCGAGCGCGACGGCCGCATCCCCGGCGCCTTCGCCTGCACCCGCGGCATGCTGGAATTCTGGATCGATCCGCAGAGCCCCTACGCCAAGCCGGTCTTCCAGGAGGACAAGAAGTTCGTGTTCCACTGCGCCGGCGGCCTGCGCTCCGCGCTCGCCGCCAAGACCGCGCAGGACATGGGCCTCAAGCCCGTCGCCCACATCGCCGGCGGCTACGCCGCCTGGCGCGATGCCGGCGGCCCGACGGAGAAGTGGGAGCCGAAGAAGAAGGGGTGA
- the sseA gene encoding 3-mercaptopyruvate sulfurtransferase, with protein MTATDPLVSTEWLTAHIGDANVKVLDASFKLPGVLPLPKDDYLAAHLPGAAFFDVDAVSDHSNPLPHMYPSADQFGRDVGNLGISNADTVVLYDSGGWVAAPRAWWMFLAFGHDKVRILNGGLKKWRAEGRPVETGEVKPKPATFKASFDGKRVRSMQQLVANVESRAEQVIDARAADRFEGRAPEPRPGIRSGHIPGARNVPYNLLFDAATGTMKPLEDLRAAFTNAGVRLDAPIVTSCGSGVSAGVLTLALYRLGITDTALYDGSWSEWGQEGGPAIATGPA; from the coding sequence ATGACCGCCACCGACCCCCTCGTCTCCACCGAATGGCTTACCGCCCATATCGGCGATGCCAACGTCAAGGTCCTCGACGCCAGCTTCAAGCTGCCGGGCGTGCTGCCGCTGCCGAAGGACGATTATCTCGCCGCGCATCTGCCGGGCGCTGCGTTCTTCGACGTCGATGCAGTGTCGGACCATTCCAACCCGCTGCCGCACATGTATCCGAGCGCCGACCAGTTCGGCCGCGACGTCGGCAATCTCGGCATCTCCAACGCCGACACCGTCGTGCTCTACGATTCCGGCGGCTGGGTCGCCGCGCCGCGCGCGTGGTGGATGTTCCTGGCATTCGGCCACGACAAGGTGCGCATTCTCAACGGCGGCCTGAAGAAGTGGCGCGCCGAGGGCCGGCCCGTGGAGACCGGCGAGGTGAAGCCGAAGCCCGCGACGTTCAAGGCGAGCTTTGACGGCAAGCGCGTGCGCAGCATGCAGCAGCTGGTCGCCAATGTCGAAAGCCGTGCCGAGCAGGTGATCGACGCCCGCGCCGCCGACCGTTTCGAGGGCCGCGCGCCCGAGCCGCGTCCGGGCATCCGCTCCGGCCACATCCCCGGCGCCCGCAACGTGCCGTACAACCTGTTGTTCGACGCCGCCACCGGCACGATGAAGCCGCTCGAGGATCTGCGCGCCGCCTTCACCAATGCCGGCGTCAGGCTCGATGCGCCGATCGTCACCAGCTGCGGCTCCGGCGTCTCCGCCGGCGTGCTGACGCTCGCGCTCTACCGCCTCGGGATCACCGACACCGCGCTCTATGACGGCTCCTGGTCGGAATGGGGCCAGGAGGGCGGCCCGGCCATCGCGACCGGTCCGGCGTAG
- a CDS encoding L,D-transpeptidase, with protein sequence MIKHFLTICAAATVAAAGTSLAQAQSYPVQQVPAYGAPSEYRPGDRTPNFDALDDDDDGLPHASLPPPGPADDPRYGRPLGSPPVYSAAPPQGPVMSPDDPRYGRPAGAPVYSAAPPQGPVMSPDDPRYGRPAGPPAVIYADRPPQQAPANDGLRPPEAVGGPAATGTVQAGQPPVGTDGRPVTLAALPPEEQPDAAPVQLPPNLRRQEVSFQTKEPAGTLVVDTPNTYLYYVLGNGRAIRYGVRVGRDGFTWTGVQKITRKAEWPDWHPPTEMIERQPYLPRFMAGGPGNPLGARAMYLGSTVYRIHGTNQPSTIGKFVSSGCIGMLNEDVSDLFDRVKVGTRVVVMPGGPPPGTATASAAPTQGAAGPAPMSAQAGPVPGTQPTVVPPLPAPVTVR encoded by the coding sequence ATGATCAAACATTTTCTGACGATATGCGCTGCCGCAACGGTCGCTGCGGCCGGAACCTCGCTCGCGCAGGCTCAGAGCTATCCGGTCCAGCAGGTGCCGGCCTACGGCGCACCGTCGGAGTATCGCCCCGGCGATCGCACGCCGAATTTCGATGCGCTGGACGATGACGACGACGGGCTGCCGCACGCCTCGTTGCCGCCGCCCGGCCCCGCTGACGATCCGCGCTATGGCCGCCCCCTTGGCTCGCCCCCGGTCTACTCGGCCGCTCCGCCGCAGGGCCCGGTGATGTCGCCGGACGATCCGCGTTATGGCCGCCCGGCGGGCGCTCCGGTCTATTCGGCCGCCCCGCCGCAAGGGCCGGTGATGTCGCCCGACGATCCCCGCTACGGCCGCCCCGCTGGCCCGCCCGCGGTGATCTACGCCGATCGTCCTCCCCAGCAGGCTCCTGCCAATGATGGCCTCCGTCCGCCGGAAGCTGTCGGCGGTCCCGCCGCGACCGGAACGGTTCAGGCAGGGCAGCCGCCCGTCGGCACCGATGGCCGCCCCGTGACCTTGGCTGCGCTGCCGCCCGAGGAGCAGCCCGATGCTGCGCCGGTGCAGCTGCCGCCGAACCTGCGCCGCCAGGAGGTTTCGTTCCAGACCAAGGAGCCGGCCGGCACGCTCGTGGTCGATACGCCCAACACCTATCTCTATTACGTGCTCGGCAATGGCCGCGCGATCCGCTACGGGGTGCGCGTCGGCCGCGACGGCTTCACCTGGACCGGCGTGCAGAAGATCACCCGCAAGGCCGAATGGCCGGATTGGCATCCGCCGACCGAGATGATCGAGCGACAGCCCTATCTGCCGCGCTTCATGGCCGGCGGCCCCGGCAATCCGCTCGGCGCCCGCGCGATGTATCTCGGCTCGACCGTGTACCGCATCCACGGCACCAACCAGCCCTCGACCATCGGCAAGTTCGTCTCGTCGGGCTGTATCGGCATGCTGAACGAGGACGTCTCCGACCTGTTCGATCGCGTCAAGGTCGGCACCCGCGTGGTTGTGATGCCGGGCGGCCCGCCGCCGGGAACGGCGACCGCGTCCGCTGCACCGACGCAGGGCGCCGCCGGTCCGGCTCCGATGTCCGCCCAGGCCGGTCCGGTCCCGGGCACGCAGCCGACGGTGGTGCCGCCGCTGCCCGCGCCGGTGACCGTGCGCTAA
- a CDS encoding D-2-hydroxyacid dehydrogenase family protein, with translation MSRLRCAILDDYFNLALDVADWQRLSDRIDVTVFSHPFASEQAAASALADFEIICAMRERTAFPKSLFESLPKLKLLLTSGMRNAAIDMEAAKARGVAVGGTQYSRDPTAPLAMGLILELTRGIGRENARMHAGEPWQTFAGVEIEGMTLGIVGLGKLGSKMAGIAKAFGMNVIAWSPNLTPEKCAGAGVGYATKEELFARADIVTIHVVLSERSRGLVGREDLARMKPTAFLVNTARGPIVDEQALLEALQQRRIAGAGLDVFSVEPLPVEHPFRKLDNLVLTPHLGYATKDGLGIHYGQMVEAVDAFTKGSELPRRLA, from the coding sequence ATGAGCCGGCTGCGCTGTGCAATTCTCGACGATTATTTCAACCTCGCGCTCGACGTCGCCGACTGGCAGAGACTGTCCGACCGCATCGACGTCACCGTGTTCAGCCACCCCTTCGCTTCGGAGCAGGCGGCGGCCAGCGCGCTGGCCGACTTCGAGATCATCTGCGCGATGCGCGAGCGCACCGCTTTCCCCAAGAGCCTGTTCGAGAGCCTGCCGAAGCTGAAGCTGCTCTTGACCTCCGGCATGCGCAACGCCGCGATCGACATGGAGGCTGCCAAGGCGCGCGGCGTCGCCGTCGGCGGCACGCAATATTCCCGCGATCCCACCGCGCCGCTGGCCATGGGGCTGATCCTGGAGCTGACCCGCGGCATTGGCCGCGAGAATGCGCGCATGCATGCCGGCGAGCCCTGGCAGACCTTTGCCGGCGTCGAGATCGAGGGCATGACGCTCGGCATCGTCGGGCTCGGCAAGCTCGGCAGCAAGATGGCCGGGATCGCCAAGGCGTTCGGGATGAACGTGATCGCCTGGAGCCCGAACCTGACGCCGGAGAAATGCGCGGGCGCCGGCGTCGGCTACGCCACCAAGGAGGAGCTGTTCGCCAGGGCCGACATCGTCACCATCCATGTCGTGCTGAGCGAGCGCTCGCGCGGTCTCGTCGGCCGCGAGGACCTGGCCCGCATGAAGCCGACGGCGTTCCTCGTCAACACCGCGCGCGGGCCGATCGTGGACGAGCAGGCGCTGCTCGAAGCGTTGCAGCAGCGGAGGATCGCAGGCGCCGGCCTCGACGTGTTCTCGGTCGAGCCGCTGCCGGTCGAGCATCCCTTCCGCAAGCTCGACAACCTCGTGCTGACGCCGCACCTCGGCTACGCCACCAAGGATGGTCTTGGCATCCATTACGGCCAGATGGTCGAGGCGGTCGATGCCTTCACCAAAGGCAGCGAGCTGCCGCGCAGGCTGGCCTGA
- the ettA gene encoding energy-dependent translational throttle protein EttA translates to MARQFIYFMQGLTKSYPTRKVLDNIHLSFYPDAKIGVLGVNGSGKSTLLRIMAGLDKEYTGEAWVAEGARVGYLEQEPQLDPALSVRENVMLGVAKKKAILDRYNELAVNYSEETADEMTKLQDEIEAQGLWDLDSKVDQAMDALRCPPDDADVTKLSGGERRRVALCRLLLDQPELLLLDEPTNHLDAESVSWLEGHLRNYPGAILIVTHDRYFLDNVTGWILELDRGRGIPYEGNYSSWLVQKQKRLEQEGREDVAHQKTLAREQEWVASSPKARQAKSKARYQRYEELLKKASEKQTQTAQIIIPVAERLGANVVDFDGLSKGFGDRLLIDNLTFKLPPGGIVGVIGPNGAGKTTLFRMITGQEKPDAGTITVGETVHLGYVDQSRDALDGKKTVWEEISGGNELILLGKKEVNSRGYCSSFNFKGADQQKKVGALSGGERNRVHLAKMLKSGANVLLLDEPTNDLDVDTLRALEEALEDFAGCAVIISHDRWFLDRIATHILAFEGDSHVEWFEGNFQDYEKDKMRRLGQDSIIPHRMKYKKLTR, encoded by the coding sequence ATGGCGCGCCAGTTCATCTACTTCATGCAGGGCCTGACCAAGAGCTACCCGACCCGCAAGGTGCTCGATAACATCCATCTGTCGTTCTACCCGGACGCCAAGATCGGCGTGCTCGGCGTCAACGGCTCGGGCAAGTCGACCCTGCTCAGGATCATGGCGGGCCTCGACAAGGAATATACCGGCGAGGCCTGGGTCGCCGAGGGCGCCCGCGTCGGCTATCTCGAGCAGGAGCCGCAGCTCGACCCTGCGCTCTCGGTGCGCGAGAACGTCATGCTGGGCGTCGCCAAGAAGAAGGCGATCCTCGACCGCTACAACGAGCTCGCGGTCAACTACTCGGAGGAGACCGCCGACGAGATGACCAAGCTGCAGGACGAGATCGAGGCCCAGGGCCTCTGGGATCTCGACAGCAAGGTCGACCAGGCCATGGACGCGCTGCGCTGCCCGCCCGACGATGCCGACGTCACCAAGCTCTCGGGCGGTGAGCGCCGCCGCGTCGCGCTGTGCCGGCTGCTGCTCGACCAGCCCGAGCTCCTGTTGCTGGACGAGCCCACCAACCATCTCGACGCCGAGTCGGTGTCGTGGCTGGAAGGGCATCTGCGCAACTATCCCGGCGCGATCCTGATCGTCACCCACGACCGCTACTTCCTCGACAACGTCACGGGCTGGATCCTCGAGCTCGACCGCGGCCGCGGCATTCCCTATGAGGGCAATTACTCGTCCTGGCTGGTGCAGAAGCAGAAGCGCCTGGAGCAGGAGGGACGCGAGGACGTAGCGCACCAGAAGACGCTGGCCCGCGAGCAGGAATGGGTCGCGTCCTCGCCGAAAGCGCGCCAAGCCAAGTCCAAGGCGCGCTACCAGCGCTATGAGGAACTGCTCAAGAAGGCGAGCGAGAAGCAGACCCAGACCGCGCAGATTATCATTCCCGTTGCCGAGCGGCTCGGCGCCAACGTGGTCGATTTCGATGGGCTCAGCAAAGGCTTCGGCGATCGGCTCCTGATCGACAATCTCACCTTCAAGCTGCCGCCCGGCGGCATCGTCGGCGTGATCGGTCCGAACGGCGCCGGCAAGACCACGTTGTTCAGGATGATCACGGGTCAGGAGAAGCCGGACGCTGGGACCATCACGGTCGGCGAGACCGTGCATCTCGGCTATGTCGACCAGTCGCGCGATGCGCTCGACGGCAAGAAGACCGTGTGGGAGGAAATCTCCGGCGGCAACGAGCTGATCCTGCTCGGCAAGAAGGAAGTGAATTCGCGCGGCTATTGCTCGTCGTTCAACTTCAAGGGCGCGGACCAGCAGAAGAAGGTCGGTGCGCTCTCCGGCGGTGAACGCAACCGCGTGCATCTGGCCAAGATGCTGAAGTCCGGCGCCAACGTGCTGCTGCTAGACGAACCGACCAACGACCTCGACGTCGACACGCTGCGCGCGCTCGAAGAAGCGCTCGAGGATTTTGCCGGCTGCGCCGTCATCATCAGCCATGATCGCTGGTTCCTCGACCGCATCGCGACCCACATCCTGGCCTTCGAAGGCGACAGCCACGTCGAATGGTTCGAGGGCAACTTCCAGGATTACGAGAAGGACAAGATGCGCCGGCTCGGCCAGGACAGCATCATCCCGCACCGCATGAAGTACAAGAAGCTGACGCGGTGA
- a CDS encoding lytic murein transglycosylase, whose amino-acid sequence MMRRALIAAVIAVTCGWSTARAADAAFTQFIASLWPEAQAEGVSRKTFDEQTRGLEPDYKLPDLILPGRPATGAPSQAEFVQVPADYVRESSIARLAGEGQRLLQKHRAVLSEIENKSGVPATVMLAIWGRETDYGRYTLPYDLVRVLATQAYVGRRKDQYRTEFILALKLLGEGVVTRKDMRSSWAGATGLTQFLPSEYYKHGVDFDGDGRIDIWHSVPDALASAAQQLANKGWQSGVRWAYEVQAPAKVDCTAGVPEVTKPIGQWLREGFVPVRGQRLSAAEQAQPASLLQPEGIYGPSFLTTKNYFVIKEYNFSDLYVLFVGHLSDRMTSPLPFATPWSASKQLRTKDVETMQRGLTRIGLYKDKIDGKAGMQTRAALGAYQKSAGLKVDCWPSEEVLRSIQAAR is encoded by the coding sequence ATGATGCGGCGGGCGCTCATCGCTGCGGTGATCGCGGTCACCTGCGGCTGGTCGACCGCCCGCGCCGCCGACGCAGCCTTCACCCAGTTCATCGCTTCGCTCTGGCCGGAGGCGCAGGCCGAAGGCGTCTCGCGCAAGACATTCGACGAGCAGACGCGCGGGCTCGAGCCGGACTACAAGCTGCCCGACCTGATCCTGCCCGGGCGCCCCGCGACGGGCGCGCCGTCGCAAGCCGAGTTCGTGCAGGTGCCGGCGGATTATGTCAGGGAATCCTCGATCGCGCGGCTGGCCGGCGAGGGGCAGCGGTTGCTGCAAAAACATCGCGCCGTGCTCAGCGAGATCGAAAACAAGTCCGGCGTGCCGGCCACCGTGATGCTCGCGATCTGGGGCCGCGAGACCGATTATGGCCGCTACACGCTGCCCTACGATCTGGTCCGCGTGCTGGCGACCCAGGCCTATGTGGGGCGGCGCAAGGATCAATACCGCACCGAGTTCATCCTGGCGCTGAAGCTGCTCGGCGAGGGCGTGGTGACGCGCAAGGACATGCGCTCGTCCTGGGCGGGCGCCACCGGGCTCACGCAGTTCCTGCCGTCCGAATATTACAAGCACGGCGTCGATTTCGACGGCGACGGCCGCATCGACATCTGGCACTCGGTGCCGGATGCGCTGGCCTCGGCCGCGCAGCAGCTCGCCAACAAGGGCTGGCAGAGCGGCGTGCGCTGGGCCTATGAAGTGCAGGCGCCCGCGAAGGTCGATTGCACCGCTGGCGTACCCGAGGTGACGAAGCCGATCGGCCAGTGGCTGCGCGAAGGCTTCGTGCCGGTGCGTGGCCAGCGCCTGAGCGCGGCGGAGCAGGCCCAGCCGGCCTCACTGCTGCAGCCCGAGGGCATCTACGGCCCGTCATTCCTGACCACCAAGAACTACTTCGTCATCAAGGAATACAATTTCTCCGACCTCTATGTGCTGTTCGTCGGCCATCTCAGCGACCGCATGACCAGCCCGCTGCCGTTCGCAACGCCCTGGTCCGCCTCGAAGCAGTTGCGCACCAAGGACGTCGAGACCATGCAGCGCGGGCTGACGCGGATCGGGCTCTACAAGGACAAGATCGACGGCAAGGCCGGCATGCAGACGCGCGCCGCGCTGGGCGCCTATCAGAAGTCGGCAGGCCTCAAGGTCGATTGCTGGCCGAGCGAGGAGGTCCTCCGCTCGATCCAGGCGGCGCGCTAG
- a CDS encoding bacterioferritin-associated ferredoxin has product MIVCSCNVLSDDDIRAAVAESDDAVRHAKQVYGCLGCSAECGRCARTIKTIIDEALGPCAQSCCAGCPHSHTVAANDETAAPAQFALAAC; this is encoded by the coding sequence ATGATCGTTTGTTCCTGTAACGTGCTGAGCGATGACGATATCCGCGCCGCCGTCGCCGAGTCCGACGACGCCGTGCGCCATGCCAAGCAGGTCTATGGGTGCCTCGGCTGCAGCGCCGAATGCGGCCGCTGCGCGCGGACCATCAAGACCATCATCGACGAAGCCCTTGGCCCCTGCGCCCAGTCCTGCTGTGCCGGCTGCCCGCACAGCCACACGGTGGCCGCCAACGACGAGACGGCCGCGCCCGCCCAGTTCGCCCTCGCGGCTTGCTGA
- the bfr gene encoding bacterioferritin, producing MQGDAKVIDYLNKALRHELTAINQYWLHYRFLDNWGLLDMAKVWRKESIEEMEHADKLTARILFLDGFPNMQVLDPLRIGQNVKEIIECDLAAEMSARALYQEAATYCHGAKDYVTRDLFEKLMSDEEHHIDFLETQLDLIGRIGLELYTQKHVGGLEGEGH from the coding sequence ATGCAGGGCGACGCAAAAGTCATCGACTATCTCAACAAGGCGCTGCGTCACGAACTGACTGCGATCAACCAGTACTGGCTGCACTACCGCTTCCTCGACAATTGGGGCCTGCTCGACATGGCCAAGGTCTGGCGCAAGGAGTCCATCGAGGAGATGGAGCATGCCGACAAGCTCACCGCGCGCATTCTGTTCCTCGACGGTTTCCCGAACATGCAGGTGCTCGATCCGCTGCGCATCGGCCAGAACGTCAAGGAGATCATCGAGTGCGACCTCGCCGCCGAAATGAGCGCGCGGGCACTCTACCAGGAAGCGGCGACCTACTGCCACGGCGCCAAGGACTACGTCACGCGCGACCTGTTCGAGAAGTTGATGAGCGACGAGGAACACCACATCGACTTCCTCGAAACCCAGCTCGACCTGATCGGCCGCATCGGCCTCGAACTCTACACCCAGAAGCACGTCGGCGGGCTCGAGGGCGAGGGGCATTAG
- a CDS encoding MSMEG_1061 family FMN-dependent PPOX-type flavoprotein gives MTDLCAKDLATIYAKPSPRVIAKARPAIDAHAKKFIEMSPFCVLATSGADGSVDASPRGGGIGFVHVAGPNQLLMPDRSGNNRIDSFRNVVEGSGFVQLLFFVPGIDETLRVGGRGTLSADPDLLASMIEFGKPPRAVLNVAVSEVYFHCGKALMRSKLWSSDKVQRSVMPSIVTVIHDQTGLGEPASQESVEELYKTQL, from the coding sequence TTGACCGATCTTTGCGCCAAAGACCTCGCCACCATCTATGCCAAGCCGAGCCCGCGCGTGATTGCGAAAGCGCGTCCCGCGATCGACGCGCATGCGAAGAAGTTCATCGAGATGTCGCCGTTCTGCGTGCTCGCGACATCGGGAGCGGACGGCAGCGTCGATGCCTCGCCGCGCGGCGGCGGGATCGGCTTCGTCCACGTCGCCGGTCCCAACCAGCTGTTGATGCCCGACCGCTCCGGCAACAACCGGATCGACAGTTTTCGCAACGTCGTCGAGGGCTCGGGCTTCGTGCAGCTGTTGTTCTTCGTTCCCGGCATCGACGAGACGCTGCGCGTCGGTGGACGCGGCACGCTCTCGGCCGATCCGGACCTGCTCGCATCCATGATCGAGTTCGGCAAGCCGCCGCGCGCGGTGCTGAACGTCGCCGTCAGCGAAGTCTATTTCCACTGCGGCAAGGCGCTGATGCGCTCGAAGCTATGGTCGTCGGACAAGGTGCAGCGCTCGGTGATGCCGAGCATCGTCACGGTCATTCACGACCAGACCGGCCTCGGCGAACCGGCCAGCCAGGAGAGCGTGGAAGAGCTCTACAAGACGCAGTTGTAG
- a CDS encoding alpha/beta fold hydrolase has product MKALCAALSTVLLSFSMSATAADYPAPRQGDWIAKDFKFHTGEVMPELKLHYTTVGEPSGQPVLVLHGTGGSGTGMLGPSFGGELFGPGQPLDAAKYYIILPDNIGHGKSSKPSDGMKTSFPKYNYDDMVEAQYRLVTEGLGVKHLRLVIGNSMGGMHTWLWGEKYPKAMDALIPMASQPTEMASRNWMMRRIMLDTIRNDPDYNGGNYTSQPRMMKYAVTAYGIASIGGTLAYQAQAPTAAKADKMVDDRLATPITADANDFVYQWESSHDYNAGEKLEAIEASLLLINSADDERNPPETGITDAAMKRVKNGKLYLIPASAETRGHGTTGNAKFYSEQIRQWLESTPQQTMESARR; this is encoded by the coding sequence ATGAAGGCGCTTTGCGCCGCGCTATCGACCGTCCTGTTGTCCTTTTCGATGTCGGCGACGGCCGCCGACTATCCCGCCCCCAGGCAGGGCGACTGGATCGCCAAGGATTTCAAGTTCCACACCGGCGAGGTCATGCCTGAGCTGAAGCTGCATTACACCACGGTCGGCGAGCCCTCGGGCCAGCCGGTGCTGGTGCTGCATGGCACGGGCGGCTCGGGCACCGGCATGCTGGGACCCTCCTTCGGCGGCGAGCTGTTCGGCCCTGGGCAACCGCTCGACGCCGCCAAGTACTACATCATCCTTCCCGACAACATCGGCCACGGCAAATCGTCGAAGCCGTCCGACGGCATGAAGACGAGCTTTCCGAAATACAATTACGACGACATGGTCGAGGCGCAGTACCGGCTGGTGACGGAGGGCCTCGGCGTCAAGCATTTGCGGCTCGTCATCGGCAATTCGATGGGCGGCATGCACACCTGGCTGTGGGGCGAGAAATATCCGAAGGCGATGGACGCGCTGATTCCGATGGCCTCGCAGCCGACCGAGATGGCCTCGCGCAACTGGATGATGCGGCGGATCATGCTCGACACCATCCGCAATGATCCGGACTACAATGGCGGCAACTACACCAGCCAGCCGCGCATGATGAAGTACGCCGTCACGGCCTACGGCATCGCCAGCATCGGCGGCACGCTCGCCTATCAAGCGCAGGCGCCGACCGCGGCCAAGGCCGACAAGATGGTCGATGACCGGCTCGCGACGCCGATCACGGCGGACGCCAACGACTTCGTCTACCAGTGGGAGTCCTCACACGACTACAATGCGGGCGAGAAGCTGGAGGCCATCGAAGCGTCGCTGCTCCTGATCAATTCCGCCGACGACGAGCGCAATCCGCCCGAGACCGGCATCACCGACGCGGCGATGAAGCGGGTCAAGAACGGCAAGCTGTACCTGATCCCCGCCAGCGCCGAGACTCGCGGCCACGGCACCACCGGCAATGCGAAGTTCTACAGCGAGCAGATCAGGCAATGGCTGGAGAGCACGCCCCAGCAAACCATGGAATCGGCGCGCCGCTGA